A stretch of the Thermus thermophilus genome encodes the following:
- a CDS encoding septum formation initiator family protein, which yields MYNGRALDRPVYRFLRLLFLLGLVHGFYLLAQEGLRARELARERVALEEEVARARAEVERLKEEVRAARDPAYLEALLRRMGWVRKDEEVRRWP from the coding sequence GTGTATAATGGCCGCGCCTTGGACCGCCCCGTCTACCGCTTCCTCCGCCTCCTTTTCCTCCTCGGCCTGGTGCACGGGTTCTACCTCCTCGCCCAGGAGGGGCTCAGGGCCCGGGAGCTGGCCCGGGAGCGGGTTGCGCTTGAGGAAGAGGTGGCGCGGGCCCGGGCCGAGGTGGAGCGGCTTAAGGAGGAGGTGCGGGCCGCCCGCGACCCCGCCTACCTCGAGGCCCTCCTTCGCCGGATGGGCTGGGTGCGGAAAGACGAGGAGGTCCGCCGCTGGCCATGA
- a CDS encoding leucyl aminopeptidase → MVTLKSAKAGLAEGQAPLKVVWAKEGALLPQGEALDARLGGRLRQALKEAGLKAGESLLLYTEEGPVLLFGRGEDDRESGGRLAQALQRLAFLEALVEPLEDAYALAEGLLLGAYRFDRHKTKREEKALTLHLSGVPEALLDRARKVAEGVYLARDLVNEPPNLLTPEALAERALELRALGVEVEVLDEKAIAELGMGAFLAVAQGSENPPRFIRLRYAPPSPKARLDLVGKGLTFDSGGYSLKPTEGMATMKGDMAGAAAVLGAFKAAALLGLPVELRGYIAACENLVSGRAYRVGDVLKTLSGKTVEVMNTDAEGRLTLADALAYAEREGAERILELSTLTGAAVVALGEEVAALFATEPSWGEKVREAAEGAGEKVWPMPLEKAYREKLKSPVADLKNVGDRYGGAITAALFLAEFVRVPLVHLDIAGPAFARKAHALGPEGGTGFGVRTLLKVAEAL, encoded by the coding sequence ATGGTCACCCTCAAAAGCGCCAAGGCCGGCCTGGCCGAGGGCCAGGCCCCCCTCAAGGTGGTCTGGGCCAAGGAAGGCGCCCTCCTCCCCCAGGGGGAGGCCCTGGACGCCCGCCTTGGGGGGCGGCTACGGCAGGCCCTGAAGGAGGCGGGGCTTAAGGCGGGGGAGAGCCTTCTCCTCTACACGGAGGAAGGCCCCGTCCTCCTCTTCGGGCGGGGCGAGGACGACCGGGAAAGCGGGGGGAGGCTCGCCCAGGCCCTCCAGAGGCTCGCCTTCCTCGAGGCCCTGGTGGAGCCTCTGGAGGACGCCTACGCCCTGGCCGAGGGGCTTCTCCTCGGGGCCTACCGCTTTGACCGGCACAAGACCAAGAGGGAGGAAAAGGCCCTTACCCTCCACCTTTCCGGGGTCCCCGAGGCCCTTTTGGACCGGGCGAGGAAGGTGGCGGAAGGGGTCTACCTGGCCCGGGACCTGGTGAACGAGCCCCCCAACCTCCTCACCCCCGAGGCCCTGGCGGAGCGGGCCTTGGAGCTTAGGGCCCTGGGGGTGGAGGTGGAGGTCCTGGACGAGAAGGCCATCGCCGAGCTCGGCATGGGGGCCTTCCTCGCCGTGGCCCAGGGCTCAGAGAACCCGCCCCGGTTCATCCGCCTCCGCTACGCCCCGCCAAGCCCTAAGGCCCGGCTGGACCTGGTGGGGAAGGGCCTCACCTTTGACTCCGGCGGCTACTCCCTAAAGCCCACGGAGGGCATGGCCACCATGAAGGGGGACATGGCGGGGGCGGCGGCGGTGCTTGGGGCCTTCAAGGCCGCGGCCCTTTTGGGCCTTCCCGTGGAGCTAAGGGGCTACATCGCCGCCTGCGAGAACCTGGTCTCCGGGCGGGCCTACCGGGTGGGGGACGTGCTCAAGACCCTCTCCGGCAAGACCGTGGAGGTGATGAACACCGACGCCGAAGGGCGCCTCACCCTGGCCGACGCCCTGGCCTACGCCGAAAGGGAGGGGGCGGAGCGCATCCTGGAGCTTTCCACCCTCACGGGGGCGGCGGTGGTGGCCCTGGGGGAGGAGGTGGCGGCCCTCTTCGCCACCGAGCCCTCCTGGGGGGAGAAGGTGCGGGAGGCGGCGGAAGGGGCGGGGGAGAAGGTCTGGCCCATGCCCTTGGAGAAGGCCTACCGGGAGAAGCTGAAAAGCCCCGTGGCCGACCTTAAGAACGTGGGGGACCGCTACGGCGGGGCCATCACCGCCGCCCTCTTCCTGGCGGAGTTCGTGCGAGTGCCCCTCGTCCACCTGGACATCGCCGGGCCCGCCTTCGCCAGGAAGGCCCACGCCCTGGGCCCCGAGGGGGGAACGGGCTTCGGGGTGCGCACCCTCCTGAAGGTGGCGGAGGCCCTTTAG
- the mnmA gene encoding tRNA 2-thiouridine(34) synthase MnmA: MKRVLVAMSGGVDSSVAALLLKEAGYEVVGAMMRFWPDLPPPSLEAGKPRAWESCCTPDAAYEARRVADLLGIPFYLLDYREVFEEEIVSPFLRDYAQGRTPNPCARCNTFVKFGALLKQARRLGLDYVATGHYVRKEGLALLRGRDPNKDQTYFLWGTPKEALPHLLFPVGGLTKPEVRALAEKAGLPTARRPESQNLCFVAGDLKGFLKERLKPRPGPLVDALTGEVVGEHEGASLYTLGQRKGLGLYKSHLERYVVGVDPGRNVVYVGPKEACYFGGLEGEGLNLLAELPEEVEVQVRYRTPPVRAKVESLSPLRLRFAHPVFAVTPGQSAVFYRGERLLGGAVIRRGLYNLAGLDGVGLEALTVP, translated from the coding sequence ATGAAGCGGGTTTTGGTGGCCATGTCCGGGGGGGTGGACTCCTCCGTGGCCGCCCTCCTCCTCAAGGAGGCGGGCTACGAGGTGGTGGGGGCCATGATGCGTTTCTGGCCCGACCTCCCGCCCCCAAGCCTAGAGGCGGGAAAGCCCCGGGCCTGGGAGAGCTGCTGCACCCCCGACGCCGCCTACGAGGCGAGGCGGGTGGCGGACCTTCTGGGCATCCCCTTCTACCTCCTGGACTACCGGGAGGTCTTTGAGGAGGAGATCGTCTCCCCCTTTCTCCGGGACTACGCCCAGGGGCGCACCCCAAACCCCTGCGCCCGGTGCAACACCTTCGTCAAGTTCGGGGCCCTCCTCAAGCAGGCCCGGAGGCTCGGCCTGGACTACGTGGCCACGGGCCACTACGTGCGGAAGGAGGGCCTTGCCCTCCTGAGGGGCCGTGACCCCAACAAGGACCAGACCTACTTCCTCTGGGGCACCCCCAAGGAGGCCCTTCCCCACCTCCTCTTCCCCGTGGGGGGGCTCACCAAGCCCGAGGTGCGGGCCCTGGCCGAGAAGGCGGGCCTCCCCACGGCGAGGAGGCCCGAAAGCCAGAACCTCTGCTTCGTGGCCGGCGACCTCAAGGGCTTCCTCAAGGAGCGCCTGAAGCCCAGGCCCGGCCCCCTGGTGGACGCCCTCACGGGGGAGGTGGTGGGGGAGCACGAAGGGGCGAGCCTCTACACCCTGGGCCAGCGGAAGGGCCTCGGGCTTTACAAGAGCCACCTGGAGCGGTACGTGGTGGGGGTGGACCCCGGGAGGAACGTGGTCTACGTGGGCCCCAAGGAGGCCTGCTACTTTGGGGGCCTGGAAGGGGAAGGCCTCAACCTCCTCGCCGAGCTTCCCGAGGAGGTGGAGGTCCAAGTGCGCTACCGCACGCCCCCCGTGCGGGCCAAGGTGGAGTCCCTAAGCCCCTTGCGCCTCCGCTTTGCCCACCCCGTCTTCGCCGTGACCCCAGGGCAGAGCGCCGTCTTCTACCGGGGGGAGAGGCTTCTTGGGGGCGCGGTGATCCGCAGGGGGCTTTACAACCTGGCGGGGCTGGATGGGGTGGGCCTCGAGGCCCTGACCGTCCCCTGA
- a CDS encoding PstS family phosphate ABC transporter substrate-binding protein — MRKAIGLVLLALAGPALAQIRADGSSTVYPVTQAVAEEFTARNPNIRVVVAFSGTGGGFKKFCRGETDIQNASRPIRPEELEVCRENGIQFLELPVAYDALTVIVNPKNTWATCLKTSELKAIWEPGSKIQRWNQIRQGWPNQPLRLYGAGADSGTFDYFTEAIVGKAKAIRTDYQPTEDDNVTIKGVAGDTYAMGFLGYAYYEENKGKVKAVAIDHGKGCVLPSRETVLNGTYQPLSRPLFIYVNLKSLDRPEVRAFVDFYLSPAARRAIRSTGYVELPEEAYRIGQELVKRRKTGTFFMDLPAGTPLSKFIQELEKELR, encoded by the coding sequence ATGCGTAAAGCCATTGGTCTCGTGCTTCTAGCGCTGGCGGGCCCCGCCCTGGCCCAGATCCGGGCGGACGGGTCCTCCACCGTCTACCCCGTCACCCAGGCGGTGGCGGAGGAGTTCACTGCCCGCAACCCCAACATCCGCGTGGTGGTGGCCTTCTCCGGAACGGGCGGCGGCTTCAAGAAGTTCTGCCGGGGAGAAACGGACATCCAAAACGCCAGCCGGCCCATCCGGCCGGAGGAGCTCGAGGTCTGCCGGGAAAACGGCATCCAGTTCCTTGAGCTCCCCGTGGCCTACGACGCCCTCACCGTCATCGTCAACCCCAAGAACACCTGGGCCACCTGCCTGAAGACGAGCGAGCTCAAGGCCATCTGGGAGCCGGGCTCCAAGATCCAGCGCTGGAACCAGATCCGCCAAGGCTGGCCCAACCAGCCCTTGAGGCTCTACGGCGCGGGCGCGGACTCCGGGACCTTTGACTACTTCACCGAGGCCATCGTGGGCAAGGCCAAGGCCATCCGCACCGACTACCAGCCCACGGAAGACGACAACGTCACCATCAAGGGGGTCGCCGGGGACACCTACGCCATGGGCTTCCTGGGCTACGCCTACTACGAGGAGAACAAGGGCAAGGTGAAGGCCGTGGCCATTGACCACGGCAAGGGGTGCGTCCTGCCCTCCCGGGAGACGGTTCTGAACGGCACCTACCAGCCCCTCTCCCGGCCCCTCTTCATCTACGTGAACCTAAAGAGCTTGGACCGGCCCGAGGTGCGGGCCTTCGTGGACTTCTACCTCTCCCCCGCCGCCCGCAGGGCCATCCGCTCCACCGGGTACGTGGAGCTTCCCGAGGAGGCCTACCGCATCGGCCAGGAGCTGGTGAAGCGGAGGAAGACAGGCACCTTCTTCATGGACCTCCCCGCGGGCACGCCCCTCTCCAAGTTCATCCAGGAGCTGGAGAAGGAGCTTCGCTAA
- a CDS encoding DUF1385 domain-containing protein — translation MRWLLLAKQAVLGGAAALEGVMMKAPWAWALAVRLPDGKIHVERHEERALTERYPWARLPLLRGVVALFDALSVSYRALARSAELAGGEEVSRGALWGTVAVSLLVGIALFIVFPGFLAGLFVDAARHPVLYNLLAGLLKVGILVGYLLFIRRMPEIRRFFMYHGAEHKAIHAYEKGLPLTVENVLAQPRFHPRCGTTFLAFVVVVSVLVYSLVPAPEVLWWRLLARVLFLPLVAALAYELLYFSARHQDPVSRFFRELGFRFQALTVAEPTPEMVEVAIRSTEAALGERVVA, via the coding sequence ATGCGGTGGCTTCTCCTGGCGAAGCAGGCCGTCCTCGGGGGGGCGGCGGCCCTCGAGGGGGTGATGATGAAGGCCCCTTGGGCCTGGGCCCTGGCGGTGCGCCTGCCGGACGGGAAGATCCACGTGGAACGCCACGAGGAGAGGGCCCTCACCGAGCGCTACCCCTGGGCGAGGCTTCCCCTCCTCCGGGGGGTGGTGGCCCTCTTTGACGCCCTTTCCGTGAGCTACCGGGCCCTGGCGCGAAGCGCCGAGCTCGCCGGGGGCGAGGAGGTTTCCCGGGGGGCGCTTTGGGGGACGGTGGCGGTGAGCCTCCTCGTGGGCATCGCCCTTTTCATCGTCTTCCCGGGCTTCCTCGCCGGGCTTTTCGTGGACGCCGCCCGCCACCCCGTGCTCTACAACCTCCTCGCGGGCCTCCTCAAGGTGGGGATTTTGGTGGGCTACCTCCTCTTCATCCGGCGCATGCCGGAGATCCGGCGCTTCTTCATGTACCACGGGGCGGAGCACAAGGCCATCCACGCCTACGAGAAGGGGCTTCCCCTCACCGTGGAGAACGTCCTGGCCCAGCCCCGCTTCCACCCCCGGTGCGGCACCACCTTCCTCGCCTTCGTCGTCGTGGTCTCGGTCCTGGTCTACAGCCTCGTCCCCGCCCCCGAGGTCCTCTGGTGGCGGCTTCTTGCGAGGGTCCTCTTCCTGCCCCTGGTGGCGGCCTTGGCCTATGAGCTCCTCTACTTCTCCGCCCGGCACCAAGACCCCGTCTCCCGCTTCTTCCGGGAGCTCGGCTTCCGCTTCCAGGCCCTCACCGTGGCCGAGCCCACCCCGGAGATGGTGGAGGTGGCCATCCGGAGCACCGAGGCGGCCCTAGGGGAGAGGGTGGTGGCATGA
- a CDS encoding MBL fold metallo-hydrolase, with translation MRIVPFGAAREVTGSAHLLLAEGKRVLLDCGMFQGKEEARNHAPFGFDPKEVDAVLLTHAHLDHVGRLPKLFREGYRGPVYATRATALLMEIVLEDALKVMDEPFFGPEDVEEALGHLRPLEYGEWLRLGALSLAFGQAGHLPGSAFVVAQGEGRTLVYSGDLGNRAKDVLPDPSPPPLADLVLAEGTYGDRPHRPYRETVREFLEILEKTLSQGGKVLIPTFAVERAQEILYVLYTHGHRLPRAPIYLDSPMAGRVLALYPRLVRYFSEEVQAHFLQGKNPFRPAGLEVVEHAEASKALNRAPGPMVVLAGSGMLAGGRILHHLKHGLSDPRNALVFVGYQPRGGLGAEILARPPAVRILGEEVPLRASVHTLGGFSGHAGQDELLDWLQGEPRVVLVHGEEEKLLALGELLALRGQEVSLARFGEGVPV, from the coding sequence ATGCGCATCGTACCTTTTGGGGCGGCCCGGGAGGTTACGGGTAGCGCCCACCTCCTCCTCGCCGAGGGCAAGCGCGTTCTTCTGGACTGCGGGATGTTCCAAGGGAAGGAGGAGGCCAGGAACCACGCCCCCTTCGGCTTTGACCCTAAGGAGGTGGACGCCGTCCTCCTCACCCACGCCCACCTGGACCACGTGGGGCGGCTGCCCAAGCTCTTCCGCGAAGGCTACCGGGGCCCCGTTTACGCCACCCGGGCCACGGCCCTCCTCATGGAGATCGTCCTGGAGGACGCCCTCAAGGTGATGGACGAGCCCTTTTTCGGCCCCGAGGACGTGGAGGAGGCCTTGGGGCACCTCAGGCCCCTGGAGTACGGGGAGTGGCTCCGGCTTGGGGCCTTAAGCCTCGCCTTCGGCCAGGCGGGACACCTCCCGGGAAGCGCCTTCGTGGTGGCCCAGGGGGAGGGAAGGACCCTGGTGTACAGCGGGGACTTGGGCAACCGGGCAAAGGACGTCCTCCCCGACCCCTCGCCCCCTCCGCTCGCCGACCTGGTCCTCGCGGAGGGGACCTACGGGGACCGCCCCCACCGCCCTTACCGGGAGACGGTCCGGGAGTTCCTGGAGATCCTGGAAAAAACCCTGAGCCAGGGCGGAAAGGTCCTCATCCCCACCTTCGCCGTGGAGCGGGCGCAGGAGATTCTCTACGTCCTCTACACGCACGGCCACCGCCTCCCCCGGGCGCCCATCTACCTGGACTCCCCCATGGCGGGACGGGTCCTCGCCCTTTACCCCAGGCTGGTCCGCTACTTCAGCGAGGAGGTCCAGGCCCACTTCCTCCAGGGGAAGAACCCCTTCCGCCCTGCGGGCCTCGAGGTGGTGGAGCACGCCGAGGCCTCAAAGGCGCTAAACCGCGCCCCCGGCCCCATGGTGGTCCTCGCGGGAAGCGGGATGCTCGCGGGGGGGCGGATCCTCCACCACCTCAAGCACGGCCTCTCCGACCCCAGAAACGCCCTCGTCTTCGTGGGCTACCAGCCCCGGGGAGGGCTTGGGGCGGAGATCCTCGCCCGCCCCCCCGCCGTGCGGATCCTGGGGGAAGAGGTGCCCTTGCGGGCGAGCGTCCACACCCTGGGCGGCTTCTCTGGCCACGCCGGGCAGGACGAGCTTCTGGACTGGCTTCAGGGCGAGCCCCGCGTGGTCCTGGTCCACGGGGAAGAGGAAAAGCTCCTCGCCCTAGGCGAGCTCCTCGCCCTCCGCGGGCAGGAGGTGAGCCTGGCGCGCTTCGGGGAGGGCGTGCCGGTGTAG
- a CDS encoding Fur family transcriptional regulator has protein sequence MPRTKEKESYRARLKAVGLRHTLPRERILSFLDRKNVHPTPEELYQGLRKRGYDIGLSTVYLNLHVLREHGLIYEFKDPKGATRYDGYTEPHVHLVCTSCGKVEDLLLKNLPELDVNPAMQAAAERTGWALEGFRLEFRGKCPNCQG, from the coding sequence ATGCCGAGGACCAAGGAAAAGGAAAGCTACCGCGCACGGCTAAAGGCGGTGGGCCTGCGCCACACCCTTCCCCGGGAGAGGATCCTGAGCTTCCTGGACCGCAAAAACGTGCACCCCACCCCGGAGGAGCTCTACCAGGGCCTGAGGAAGCGGGGCTACGACATCGGCCTCTCCACCGTCTACCTCAACCTCCACGTCCTTAGGGAGCACGGCCTGATCTACGAGTTCAAGGACCCCAAGGGGGCCACCCGCTACGACGGCTACACCGAGCCCCACGTGCACCTGGTGTGCACCTCCTGTGGCAAGGTGGAGGACCTCCTCCTCAAGAACCTCCCCGAGCTGGACGTGAACCCCGCCATGCAGGCGGCCGCCGAGCGCACGGGCTGGGCCCTGGAGGGCTTCCGCCTGGAGTTCCGGGGGAAGTGCCCGAACTGCCAGGGGTAG